A single genomic interval of Shewanella psychropiezotolerans harbors:
- the hemB gene encoding porphobilinogen synthase produces the protein MNIITSAFPQRRMRRMRKHDFSRRLMAENTLSVNDLIYPMFVLEGNNRTETIASMPGIERYSIDLLLKEAEELVELGIPLIALFPVTPSEKKTLLAEEAYNADALAQRAVRALKEAFPELGVMTDVALDPFTTHGQDGIIDEDGYILNDITTEILVKQALSHAEAGADIIAPSDMMDGRIGAIRQALEAAGHVNTQIMAYSAKYSSSYYGPFRDAVGSAGNLKGGNKHSYQMDPANSDEALHEVALDIQEGADMVMVKPGMPYLDIVTRVKREFAVPTFAYQVSGEYAMHMAAIENGWLAEKAIVMESLLCFKRAGANGVLTYFAKRAAQWLKEDAAK, from the coding sequence GTGAATATAATTACCAGTGCTTTTCCTCAGCGCAGAATGCGTCGCATGCGTAAACACGATTTCAGCCGCCGCTTGATGGCCGAAAATACGCTCTCGGTAAATGATTTAATCTACCCAATGTTTGTGCTTGAAGGAAATAATCGCACAGAGACCATTGCCTCTATGCCAGGTATCGAGCGCTACTCCATAGACCTCTTGCTTAAAGAAGCAGAAGAGCTCGTCGAATTAGGTATTCCATTAATCGCCCTCTTCCCGGTTACCCCATCGGAGAAGAAGACACTGCTAGCGGAAGAAGCTTACAATGCAGATGCCTTGGCCCAACGTGCCGTACGTGCGCTAAAAGAAGCCTTCCCCGAACTAGGTGTGATGACAGATGTAGCACTGGATCCATTTACCACCCATGGCCAAGACGGCATCATAGATGAAGACGGCTATATTCTTAACGACATCACTACAGAGATCTTAGTCAAGCAAGCCCTTTCTCACGCCGAAGCGGGTGCCGATATTATCGCCCCGTCGGACATGATGGATGGCCGTATCGGTGCCATACGTCAGGCATTAGAAGCGGCGGGTCACGTCAACACGCAGATCATGGCCTACTCGGCTAAATACTCCTCTAGCTACTATGGCCCTTTCCGTGACGCTGTCGGATCGGCTGGTAACCTCAAGGGTGGCAACAAGCATAGCTACCAGATGGATCCAGCCAATAGTGATGAGGCACTTCATGAAGTGGCACTGGATATTCAGGAAGGTGCCGATATGGTCATGGTCAAGCCAGGCATGCCTTACCTGGACATAGTCACCCGGGTCAAACGTGAATTCGCCGTACCTACTTTTGCCTATCAAGTCAGTGGTGAATATGCCATGCATATGGCTGCCATTGAGAATGGTTGGCTGGCCGAGAAAGCCATAGTGATGGAGTCACTACTTTGCTTCAAACGCGCCGGAGCCAACGGAGTTCTGACTTACTTTGCTAAGCGCGCGGCACAATGGCTGAAAGAGGATGCCGCTAAATAG